One window of the Nothobranchius furzeri strain GRZ-AD chromosome 3, NfurGRZ-RIMD1, whole genome shotgun sequence genome contains the following:
- the eef1b2 gene encoding elongation factor 1-beta, producing the protein MGFGDLKSASGLKVLNDFLSDRSYIEGYVPSQADVAVFDVLSAPPPADLRHALRWYNHIKSYQNQKNSLPGVKKPLGQYGPAGVPDTTSGPAPAAAKDDDDDDIDLFGSDEEEDTEATKLKEQRLAEYAAKKAKKPALIAKSSLLLDVKPWDDETDMAKLEECVRSIEMDGLVWGQSKLVPVGYGIKKLQISCVVEDDKVGTDILEEKITAFEDFVQSMDVAAFNKI; encoded by the exons atgggATTCGGAGATCTGAAATCAGCCTCTGGCCTCAAAGTGCTGAACGACTTCCTGTCGGACCGCAGCTACATCGAGGG GTATGTCCCATCTCAAGCTGATGTGGCAGTCTTTGATGTGCTGTCAGCCCCGCCCCCTGCTGACCTGCGCCACGCACTCAGGTGGTATAACCACATCAAGTCCTACCAGAACCAAAAGAACAG TCTTCCTGGTGTGAAGAAACCTCTGGGTCAGTACGGACCCGCAGGTGTGCCTGACACTACTTCAGGCCCAGCCCCAGCTGCCGCCAaggatgatgacgacgatgacaTCGACTTGTTTGGTTCTGATGAAGAG GAGGACACAGAGGCCACCAAGCTGAAGGAGCAGCGCCTGGCAGAGTACGCCGCCAAGAAGGCAAAGA AGCCAGCACTCATCGCTAAATCTTCACTCCTATTGGATGTGAAGCCATGGGATGATGAGACGGACATGGCCAAGCTGGAGGAGTGTGTACGCAGCATCGAGATGGACGGGCTGGTCTGGGGACAGT CCAAACTAGTTCCAGTGGGTTACGGCATCAAGAAGCTCCAGATCAGCTGCGTGGTCGAAGACGACAAG GTGGGCACAGACATCCTGGAGGAGAAGATCACTGCCTTCGAAGACTTTGTTCAGTCCATGGATGTTGCTGCTTTCAACAAGATCTGA
- the arl11 gene encoding ADP-ribosylation factor-like protein 11 has translation MGQAQFSTSPQVVIIGLDSAGKSTLLAQLLTGQMVKTSPTVGFNVGNLDVDKKTSLTVWDVGGQENMRPNWKYYLDDCKALVFVVDSTDRARMAEAQKALKKVLSDERLKGVPLMVLANKKDLPNSMTIREVSTQLDLPSYSPDREWEIQACSGLKGLGLQQAFMSVSKMIKKS, from the exons ATGGGTCAGGCTCAATTCTCTACGAGTCCTCAG GTGGTCATCATTGGCCTGGACTCTGCTGGGAAGTCCACGCTGCTGGCCCAACTGCTCACAGGACAG ATGGTGAAAACATCTCCCACTGTGGGCTTCAATGTGGGAAATCTGGACGTGGACAAGAAGACGTCTCTAACTGTGTGGGACGTTGGTGGACAGGAGAACATGAGACCCAACTGGAA GTACTACCTGGATGACTGCAAGGCTCTGGTGTTTGTGGTGGACAGCACCGACAGGGCTCGCATGGCCGAGGCCCAGAAGGCTCTGAAGAAAGTTCTGAGTGATGAGAGGCTGAAGGGAGTTCCACTGATGGTTCTAGCCAACAAGAAGGATCTCCCCAACTCCATGACCATACGAGAG GTGTCCACCCAGCTGGACCTTCCCAGTTACTCCCCAGACAGAGAGTGGGAGATCCAGGCCTGCAGTGGTCTGAAGGGACTGGGTCTACAGCAGGCCTTCATGTCCGTCAGCAAGATGATCAAGAAGAGCtga